A window of Hordeum vulgare subsp. vulgare chromosome 5H, MorexV3_pseudomolecules_assembly, whole genome shotgun sequence genomic DNA:
TGTGTGTTAGCCACTGACAAGTGTATTTCGCATGAAAACTGTATATATTTTTTGGTAGGCTGACATATGTATGCCGGCCGCTGGCATATCACCGACGTAACTCTTGGTGCTGGCATTGCCCTGACATGACCTATGATCGTGGGTATTTTTTACCTTAAAACAATGTTATGTGTGGATGAAAAATGGGTCGCGCGATTGGACATACGGTCGACTTATTTACAAAAGGGGGCGAACACGCCGATCCAAATGAATAAAAAGCGGATAAAGCACGTCCGTTTGGATCACACGGTTGAAATTGCTCTAATCTCTAGTTTGAGGGATGCACGGCCTGACAGCCGTCATTCTACCCTACCAAAAGAAAGGAAACCTTTCCTGTGTGTGTAGGCGCAACCAGCGGTTCCTTATAAATACACGAGGCGGAGCCGCGCAGGGCAATATCTTGAACCTCGTCAGAACTGACAATCGATCGGTTTCGCCATGGATTCGCGGAAGAAACCttctctggaggaggaggccgagagaAGGAGATAGCGGGAGGAAGAGCTCTCCGAGGATCTGCTGCTGCAGGTCTTCGCTCGTCTTCCCTCTCGAGACATCTTCCGCTACGCAAGCGCGTCGAAGAACATGGCCACCGCTCTATCCGGTTCGTCTTTCTGGATGTCTACTCGTCAAGCGCCACCGAGCGATGTCCATCTCGCCTACTGCTTCGACCCCGTCGCCATGAGGGGTCGGCAGAGCTTTTCCTTCCACGACGAGGCTCTGTCCTGCAGCTTCAGCCATGGGCTCCGCGGCAAGTTCACCTACAGTTACTTTGGAACCGCCAAAGGTTTGATTGCGCTTCAGGTTTCGAATCTGGTCAGCAAGAAGTTTTGTGGGTGCATCATCTTCAACCCTGCTTCAAGGATTGAGGCGACGCTAGTCTTTCTGGACTTCGACTCCAAGAACAATTTATGTGGGTTCGGCTATTGCCCAACTGCCAAGAAATTCAAGATCCTGATGTTGCGGAACGGGTCAATAATGGTCAAGACGCTCGGTGACCGCCATAGCACCCAGCCACGTAGTATCCCCCCTTCCGACTATATCTCACAACTTGATCCATCAATTTGCCAAGACGACAAGATTTATATGCTGGAGGCTGGCGGGCACGGCAATCAGATCCGGCGGTTGATTGCGTTCGACATCCAGGAGGAGACCAGCATGAAGGTCGACCTCCCCCCTGAGGCTCTCCACTCGGGGCTCCTGCAGCTATCAGGTTCCATTTGTGTCGCGTCGCAGGCGGACACCAGCACAGACGTTGTACTGTGGCAGCTGAACCTTGATCAAGGTTGGCAAAAGATCTCTGTGGTTGCTGCTCCGTGTCAAGCAAGGGTATTTGGGGCATGGCAGCCACATCCCTCCAAGCTGTTGATATGGTTCGAGGGATGGGGAGCCGCGCTTTATCAGAATGCCAGGGGCAGCAGCGAGGGCGACCCAGTGGCATGGAAGCTGACCTATGAGGACTACAGGGAAGCAGACCTTGGAGCAGTTCTTGGCTCCTGGCAGAAGAAAGCCGGGCTAGTTTTCTGCTGGGGATACGAGCCCACGTTCATATCCCCACTGGAGTTCTTCAAGAGCAGCCGGGAAGACCACCAAGAGCTCGCGTCCTTTGTCACTGGTGATCGAGCCGTTGCTCCCCGGCTGGGGTTTGTTCGATGCTTAGCAGAGGTGCTAAGCGGATGAGTCGGCGGTTCTCCTGGGACTGCAATCCGTTTGAGACACAAGAGAGGTGTTAAGGCTGAAAATCTGTTGACAAACGTGGTGATACTTGTGTAAATATTTGATTCGAGACTGTTTCTTGTTTGATTCGAGACTGTTAACTATAACAGATTCTTGTTTGATTCGACTCTGTTTTCGCTTTCACCGAAGAAACTATTTGATATATTTCCTGTGTTACTCTGGTGTTTgtgtttgttcctgattgtcactGGAACTCGAGTAATTAGCTGTATATGCATGCCAAATTCTTGTACTGGACTAAAGGGAAAAAAGGATAATCGTGTCTACCAAAGAGAGTTGAATAAACTGGCATCATGCTTCAACATGAACACAAATGGGAAGATGCAGAAAGAATACCTCTTTGTTTACTTTGTTCGAAGGTACGCAATCCTTGGCCAGTGACAGGGTGAAATCACCATTTAGGTCAGCAACCTTCAGCCTTCTGTTCTCTATCCCAAAGCATGCCCTTCTTCTCCGTGAGAGCTGCGTTGGCAATGGCAATTTGCATGTTAGCCAGCAATTTCGACATCTCTGCATTGCAAGACCTGACATCAATCACAGGCTGCTCACTGTTCCTACTTCCTAAGCAGTTGCATTTCACTCGGTAGATGAATTGGTCTTGCCCGGTAGCAACAGCTCTGAGATGCACAAAGTCAGGGTGGGTGTGGCCAacactcaacagatcagtactaaCTACTAACAATTCAGTAGTAATTGTTGAAAAATTTGGCACTCAATAGTTCAGTCATCACTCACTCATCAGAGAGCATAGGATCGAACAGAGGAGACGGCATGCAAGTACAGGCGCGTCCGGACCGGCTCCATCCCCCGCGTCCTCCAGCTTTGTGGCCTTCTCCGGTCGACGATACGGTGAGGAGGTGGTCGAACACGGGCAGGTGGAGACGGCGGTCGACCCTCGACTCAACGGCGAGCAGCTGCAGACGCGGCGCTCCCTCCTCAGCTTCACCTTGCCTGGAGTCCAACAGCTTCGTGGTAGATGGCGAGGTGTTCTAAGACGGCAGCAACAGGAGGTGGTCGACGACGGCAGCAACGGCGGCCGGCGGAGGCGGCGCTCGGGGTCGGGGGGGAATGTTCTTGCtttggggggagggggagggggaggggaatgGATGCCCTCTCTGCTTTGCCCTTGTTGCGCTCCCTCCTCGGCTTCTTGTCCGGGCAATGCTCTATGGGTGGCTGGGCTGTGGCTGTGGGCTGGGCCAAAAGTCACGGTCTGAACGAGATGACCGGGCTTTAGGCATTTGGCGCTGCCTCAAATAAGACACCACCTAATTGTGATAGAGGTAAAATAAAACGGGGTGAAAGGTATGTCTCTCTAATTGGTTTTGGTATTGATGACAATGTATTTCACAGATTAGCCATGTGTATTAAGCATTTCAAAGATCCATACATGTGGCATTAGACGGCTTGATCCCACTTGAATAGAAAAGGAGTGAAGACAGGTTCTTCgatgtttcttttttttatttgagtcgtAGGGTATCCATACCATTAAGAGAGGATCCAGCTTGAAAAATATGAGTGAATTCAACACGTACACAATATATGTGCATCCACGATAGTTTCCCATACTTTGGAGCAATCCTTATGTTCTGTTCTAGCTCTGTTGCTATCTAccacgcggtagtaccgctaataCCTACGATAGTACCGCTTCTGTGGGAGTTCCATAGTTGCACTACGCATACTATCGTGAAGGGCTATGTTGCCCCCTCCTTACCTCGGTATTTTAATACTATTGTTGGCTCCTACGATACTATTGGTGATATTTTTAAATATgtgttcaacattttttaaatacttgtttaatatatttttaaaatgttttaagttggtattcgttcgatattttgatgatatgaatattGTTACTTCTTTTAATGGTGTCATATGAGCGTTGACtatatgacacttcaccatgttatgtgcCTAAGGAAAGTCATTGTGGAGTGACAAATAGATGATGAGTTgcaagagtgacacaagcttaaacctcagtttatgcattgctgcataaggggctgatttggatccacatgtttcatgttatggttagattatttttaattcttctttcgtagttgcggatgcttgccagagggggtaatcataagtaggttgtcagTCAAGTaaaaacaacaccttagcaccggtccaccaacatatcaaatcatcaaagtagtgaATGCGAATCAATttaatatgatgaatatgactagacagaaattcccatgtgtcctcgggagcgcttgctttctATAAGAGATCTTTCAGGCctatcctttgctataaaaagattGGGCTACCttactgcacctttgctactgttgttacttgtcacttgttacgaactatcttgctacaaaactatctatcattgttacttacaGCACTTGTAGAGAATTTCTtactgaaaactacttatcatttccttctaatccttattgggttcgacactcttacttgttgaaaggattacgattgatcccctatacttgtgggtcatcactgatcATCTCCCCATGTACTCGATCCGCCAGCACCGGTGGCTCTCGCTCCAGTTCGGGATCGAGCAGCGGGCCGTGTGAGCTCGTTCTGGGCTCCGAGTTGGGCATGGGCAGGGCGGCACGCGAGCTCATCCCGAGCTCGGGCTTTGGGAGTATCAAATGGGCGCTGCGGGAAATCAAGATGCGTAGGATGGTGCCGCGCACTACATAGCTCGTTCCCGGCTCCGGCTTTCGCATGCACAGGTCGGTGCTACGCACTACAGAATTCGTCCACGGTGTCCCTGGCACCGGCTTTGGAATGCGGAGGCCCGGCTGGTATTTGGACCATCGTCCCCTCGTGTAGATGTGGGTGTGGACCACAGAATGAGTCGAGGCGTGGCCCGCGGTGGCGAAACTCGGTCGCCCTCCTCCAGACCAAGCTGCATGCGGCCATGACATCGGGGAATGTACACCCTTCCCAAAAGGCGTAGCTCTCGTCGATGTTGTTCCACGAAGGCGGGTAATGGTCGTCGTAGTGCTGGATGCGGGCGACATGTTCCTCCACCAGGATCTCTCGTCACCGCTGGCTGTCGGGCGTGTAGTGCGGCTTGGACTGCTCCTCCGGCGAAAAGCCTTCCCGAAACGCGTGTATCATGCGTGACATGGCCGGCGTGCAGACGGAGGGGGCATGACTTaccgcgagccccccccccccaatctcaTGTGTCAGTACAATGGCACGCGCGTGTCCGGCGGCATCATGACATTTCAGCGGGCAAGGAGCAACGCCTCATCAACCCGGAGGGTGTGCAACATGTCGTGAATGAATAGCGCTTGACGCCCACGTATGTTGCTTCACGCCCCACCACCACGGCTGACCATTGCTCCGGCTGCTGAaggggggcggctagggtttggtggaggCTGTCGTGTGCATCTGtgtgccggcgaggggaggggaggggattgGGACacgagtgggtgaacggtggtgtGTCACACGACAATAAAATACATTAATAGACGCGTGGCGGGCACATCGGCTACACGACTCCAGCATGGTGTGGAATTGTCAACATGACCGCGATGTTACTACACATGAATGGCATGGTGTGTCCCGCTCGTCACTAAAAGTGGTGGCTAAGAGTCAACTCTCTTGACCAACGGCAAACCCCCGTTTGAACATTGGTGAGGGTGGGTGCCACTATGATGGGGGAAAGTGAACAAAAAAAGTTGTCATGGACGAAACTAAGGCCTCCTTTGGTTCATAGAATGGGAATTTTATAGGAATAGGAAAGGTATAGGAAATGAGGTGTATGCATTTTCAATCGTGACCATAAGAATGGGAAATTAAATGTGCTTTGCTTTAGAGGATAGGAACAAACATAGaaaacataactcaataatatttTAATTTTAAGAAACTAGTCATTAGTTGCTTTCAAGCAACTAGTTGTTACATGGTTGTACGTAGCCCTCTGTCCCTATATACCACCTTGTTGTGGAgataaaaacacacacacacatatcatcTTCCGACTACACCATATCTCATCTTCGGTTTATGCTTAGCTAACCAAAGAAGCACCCCCTCCAGTAGCTTCTAGCAtagacatcaacaacaaccaggATAACATAAACAACATGTTAGTACATATAGATTGACAATATGATTTAGCTCCATATTTTCGTTGTTGATCCACATTTCACTGATAGAACGTACAAATATTTTCACATTTCACTGATAGTACGTACAAATATTTTCAGCATTTCTTGCTGATTTCCATACATTTCAATGGATCCAGGCTATCATAGGAGGTCACAGATGGAAGATGAATTCATGTTATTTGTCTTCGCTAGTATGGAAGAAGGAAGAAAGAGAAAACCAATGCATACATCTAATCTTACAGGAGCTGCTCATGTTGAGGAAATTTTAAATGGGCATGAAAGCTTATGTAAAAGGCATTCCACAATGGAGGCTTACATTTTTCATGCTCTAGTTGATAAGTTGCGTGAGAATGAAATACTTCAGGATTCAACAATGATCTCCTTAGAAGAAAAGATTGCGATATTTTTATATGCAGTTGCAAAAAATGCTAGTAATGAAACATTGCAAGACCGGTTCCAACACGGTGGGTAAACCATCAATCGACACTTTGGAGATGTACTAGAGGAAATTTCAAAGCTTGTAAGTATCTATATATGCCCACCTTTTCTTCCACCACATCCAgtgtcacgtccaagatgcgaccctatcctcaatttggcacgagggcctcgtcagggatagaagcccatctcgtcgtgtcgcaagaatggatatcgttacaagtacatgtactgaaaagaagagatatataatagaattggcttacactcgccacaagctacatcagagtcacatcagtacagtacatattcatcaagagtaagagcagggtccgactacggacgaaaacaaacgagaaaataagaacgatgtccatccttgctatcccaggctgtcggcgtggaacccatcctagatcgatgaagaagaagaagaagaagcaactccaaatgaacaatcaacacgctcgcgtcaagtaatctttacatgtacctgcaactggtgttgtagtaatctgtgagccacaggggactcagcaatctcatttccaaaggtatcaagactaccaaagcttaatgggtgagacatggttaagtggtgaggttgcaacagcggctaagcatatatttgctggctaaacttacgagtacaagaataaagtgttggaaatatgccctagaggcaataataatatggttattaccatatttccttgttcatgataatcgtctattgttcatgctataattgtattaacaggaaacagtaatacatgtgtgaataaatagatcacaatgtgtccctagcaagcctctagttagctagctcgttagtcaatagatgatcatggtttcctgatcatgggcattagatgtcattgataacgggatcacatcgttgggagaatgatgtgatggacaagacccaatcctaagcatagcactagatcgtattgttcgtatgctaaagcttttctaatgtcaagtatcttttccttcgaccgtgagattgtgcaactcccggataccgtaggagtgctttgggtgtatcaaacatcacaacgta
This region includes:
- the LOC123398796 gene encoding uncharacterized protein LOC123398796 yields the protein MATALSGSSFWMSTRQAPPSDVHLAYCFDPVAMRGRQSFSFHDEALSCSFSHGLRGKFTYSYFGTAKGLIALQVSNLVSKKFCGCIIFNPASRIEATLVFLDFDSKNNLCGFGYCPTAKKFKILMLRNGSIMVKTLGDRHSTQPRSIPPSDYISQLDPSICQDDKIYMLEAGGHGNQIRRLIAFDIQEETSMKVDLPPEALHSGLLQLSGSICVASQADTSTDVVLWQLNLDQGWQKISVVAAPCQARVFGAWQPHPSKLLIWFEGWGAALYQNARGSSEGDPVAWKLTYEDYREADLGAVLGSWQKKAGLVFCWGYEPTFISPLEFFKSSREDHQELASFVTGDRAVAPRLGFVRCLAEVLSG